Proteins encoded together in one Sulfitobacter pontiacus window:
- a CDS encoding beta-ketoacyl-ACP synthase III yields MTKRAVVIGAGHYLPERIVENAEFEGKIDTSDEWIRSRSGIERRHFVGEGETTSTMATAAAKAALADAGKTAADVDAVIVATSTPDLTFPSAATMVQAQLEMERGFAFDVQAVCAGFVYALANANALIVSGQADRVLVIGSETFSKIMDWTDRSTSVLFGDGAGAILLEAQDGDGTAADRGILSTDLNSDGRYKDLLYVDGGISTGTTGYLRMQGNQVFRHAVEKLAASANTAMDRAGVSAEDVDWIVPHQANIRIIQGTAKKLNLSMDNVVVTVQDHGNTSAASIPLALSVGQERGQIKKGDLLVTEAIGGGLAWGAIVLRW; encoded by the coding sequence ATGACAAAAAGAGCCGTCGTAATTGGTGCCGGACACTACCTTCCGGAACGCATTGTCGAAAACGCAGAGTTTGAAGGCAAGATCGACACCAGTGACGAATGGATCCGGTCACGCTCCGGCATTGAACGGCGTCACTTTGTCGGCGAAGGCGAAACCACGTCGACCATGGCCACCGCAGCCGCCAAGGCCGCGTTGGCCGACGCGGGCAAGACAGCCGCCGATGTGGATGCGGTGATTGTCGCCACCTCTACCCCCGATCTGACTTTCCCCTCCGCCGCAACGATGGTGCAGGCGCAGCTTGAGATGGAGCGCGGCTTTGCCTTTGATGTACAGGCTGTGTGCGCGGGCTTTGTCTATGCGCTGGCCAATGCCAACGCGCTGATCGTCTCGGGTCAGGCTGACCGCGTGCTGGTCATCGGCTCCGAGACGTTCTCGAAAATCATGGACTGGACCGACCGCAGCACCAGCGTGTTGTTCGGTGACGGTGCGGGCGCGATCCTGCTTGAAGCGCAAGACGGCGACGGCACCGCAGCCGACCGCGGTATCCTCTCCACCGATCTGAATTCGGACGGGCGCTACAAAGACTTGCTGTATGTCGACGGTGGCATAAGCACGGGCACGACCGGCTATCTGCGCATGCAGGGGAATCAGGTCTTCCGTCACGCGGTCGAAAAGCTCGCCGCGTCGGCAAACACAGCGATGGACCGTGCCGGTGTCAGCGCCGAGGACGTCGACTGGATCGTCCCGCATCAGGCGAATATCCGTATTATTCAAGGCACTGCCAAAAAGCTGAACCTGTCGATGGATAACGTCGTCGTGACGGTTCAGGACCACGGCAACACCTCTGCCGCGTCGATTCCGCTGGCCCTTTCCGTCGGGCAAGAGCGCGGCCAGATCAAGAAAGGCGACCTGCTGGTCACCGAGGCGATCGGCGGCGGGCTGGCCTGGGGCGCGATCGTTCTGCGCTGGTAA
- the ihfA gene encoding integration host factor subunit alpha: protein MADKTLTRMDLSEAVFREVGLSRNESAQLVEAVLEHMSDALVKGEQVKISSFGTFSVRDKSARVGRNPKTGEEVPINPRRVLTFRPSHLMKDRVADGNKR, encoded by the coding sequence ATGGCCGACAAAACGTTGACCCGGATGGATTTGAGCGAAGCAGTCTTTCGTGAAGTAGGTCTTTCCCGCAATGAAAGCGCACAGCTGGTCGAAGCGGTGCTTGAACATATGTCCGACGCGCTGGTCAAAGGCGAACAGGTCAAGATTTCATCTTTCGGCACTTTTTCGGTGCGCGACAAGTCGGCCCGCGTGGGCCGGAACCCCAAAACCGGCGAAGAGGTCCCGATTAACCCGCGCCGCGTGCTCACATTCCGCCCGTCCCATCTGATGAAGGACCGGGTTGCAGACGGGAACAAGCGATAA
- a CDS encoding MerR family transcriptional regulator, with protein sequence MPKSPDAFRTISEVAEWLEIQAHVLRFWESKFTQVKPIKRAGGRRYYRPNDMLLLGGIKRLLHEDGLTIKGVQKVLREEGMGHVAALSAPLDGVTQDDLDAGGDTIDMTPAPMHEDAEQTHEGVVLPFEQRGSKAAKPAPVEAPETHAETTSKPEVSAEDTPPLPTDEPTLDATEAEPEETTVAPADTSAEDGATLPGFLRHPMTDAPVPPSDNTPDEAPDAAQTRTPDQDAPAPTIDSTPEAAPEDSTAEARNVEMPEINAAPEDPVVASPKPRVIDLPPLTAEEDFPAKPSVLSAALLCRDLPEDSARDIAPLLSRLGELRDSIRADVVRGTKV encoded by the coding sequence ATGCCCAAGTCTCCGGACGCATTCAGAACCATCTCCGAAGTTGCAGAATGGCTTGAAATTCAGGCACATGTCCTGCGTTTCTGGGAAAGCAAGTTCACGCAAGTCAAACCGATCAAACGCGCAGGCGGGCGGCGATATTATCGCCCCAACGATATGCTGCTGCTTGGCGGTATCAAACGCTTGCTGCATGAAGACGGGCTGACGATCAAAGGCGTCCAGAAGGTATTGCGCGAAGAAGGCATGGGCCATGTCGCGGCCCTGTCTGCGCCTCTTGACGGGGTCACGCAGGATGATCTGGATGCGGGTGGCGACACGATCGACATGACCCCCGCGCCGATGCACGAGGATGCAGAACAGACCCACGAGGGTGTTGTCCTCCCGTTCGAGCAACGCGGGAGCAAAGCGGCCAAGCCAGCCCCTGTCGAAGCGCCCGAAACACACGCAGAAACCACTTCGAAGCCCGAGGTGTCGGCAGAGGATACCCCCCCCCTGCCTACCGACGAACCGACCCTCGACGCGACAGAGGCGGAGCCGGAAGAGACCACCGTCGCCCCCGCTGATACCTCTGCGGAGGACGGTGCTACCCTGCCCGGCTTCCTGCGCCACCCGATGACCGACGCACCGGTGCCGCCAAGCGATAACACGCCGGACGAAGCCCCTGACGCTGCGCAAACACGCACCCCGGATCAGGACGCGCCCGCGCCGACCATCGACAGCACGCCAGAGGCAGCGCCGGAAGACAGCACCGCCGAAGCGCGGAACGTCGAAATGCCAGAGATCAACGCCGCACCGGAAGACCCTGTTGTTGCAAGTCCCAAGCCGCGTGTGATCGATCTGCCGCCTCTGACGGCAGAAGAAGACTTCCCCGCCAAACCCTCTGTGCTTTCTGCTGCATTGCTGTGCCGCGATCTGCCCGAGGATTCGGCCCGCGATATCGCCCCTTTGCTGAGCCGTTTGGGCGAACTGCGCGATTCCATTCGGGCCGATGTGGTCCGCGGCACAAAAGTCTAA
- a CDS encoding 2'-deoxycytidine 5'-triphosphate deaminase gives MIGVVPNQHITDMIASGQIIGTPPVDSAQIQPASLDLRLGTVAYRVRASFLAGHGAKVADRLEEFEMHRVDLTNGAVLEKGCVYVVPLMESLALPQGTSAAANAKSSTGRLDLLTRTITDGGTEFDRIAPGYTGPLYAEICPRSFSVLVRPGMRLNQIRFSTGAATLDDAALRALHADSPLVDGEAVIDDGLGFSVDLRLPDTTLVGYRAKPHTGVIDLDKIGHYDPAQYWEEVHSDNGQIILDPGAFYILVSREAVTIPPEYAAEMAPYLAMVGEFRVHYAGFFDPGFGHASAGGAGSRGVLEVRCHEAPFVLEHGQVVGRLVYEKMTDVPTQLYGSGIASNYQGQGLKLSKHFSAPR, from the coding sequence ATGATCGGCGTAGTTCCCAACCAGCATATCACCGACATGATCGCTTCGGGTCAGATCATCGGCACACCGCCTGTCGACAGTGCCCAGATCCAGCCTGCGAGCCTAGATCTTCGTCTAGGAACAGTGGCTTACCGCGTGCGTGCGTCTTTTCTTGCGGGGCATGGGGCAAAGGTCGCCGACCGTCTGGAAGAGTTCGAGATGCACCGCGTCGACCTGACGAATGGGGCGGTGCTGGAAAAGGGCTGCGTCTACGTTGTCCCGCTGATGGAAAGCCTCGCCCTGCCCCAAGGCACCTCAGCGGCGGCGAATGCCAAAAGCTCCACCGGGCGGCTGGACCTGCTCACGCGCACCATCACCGACGGCGGGACCGAATTTGATCGCATCGCGCCGGGCTATACCGGCCCGCTTTACGCAGAGATTTGTCCGCGCTCTTTTTCGGTGCTCGTACGTCCGGGCATGCGGCTGAACCAGATCCGTTTTTCCACCGGTGCCGCCACGCTTGACGATGCCGCGCTGCGTGCATTGCACGCCGACAGCCCGCTGGTGGACGGCGAGGCCGTGATCGATGATGGTCTGGGATTCTCGGTCGATCTGCGCCTGCCTGACACCACGCTGGTCGGCTACCGCGCCAAGCCGCATACGGGTGTGATCGATCTGGACAAGATCGGCCATTATGACCCCGCGCAGTACTGGGAAGAGGTCCACAGCGACAACGGTCAGATCATCCTCGACCCCGGTGCGTTCTACATTCTGGTCAGCCGCGAAGCCGTGACCATCCCGCCCGAATATGCCGCTGAAATGGCCCCCTATCTGGCGATGGTGGGCGAATTCCGCGTGCATTACGCAGGTTTCTTTGACCCCGGTTTCGGCCATGCCTCTGCAGGGGGTGCGGGATCACGCGGCGTGCTTGAAGTGCGCTGCCACGAGGCCCCTTTCGTGCTGGAGCATGGTCAGGTTGTCGGACGGTTGGTCTATGAGAAAATGACCGACGTACCGACCCAGCTTTACGGGTCGGGCATCGCGTCGAACTATCAGGGTCAGGGTCTCAAGCTCAGCAAGCATTTCAGCGCGCCGCGCTAA
- the scpB gene encoding SMC-Scp complex subunit ScpB: MAEPVEHTEESLFEAPPLAEQERMIEAILFATAEPMTLREIAARLPHGCDPAEAMVHLRKRYTGRGVELCRIGDAYAMRTAADLGYLMQHETVETRKLSRAAIETLAIIAYHQPATRAEIEEIRGVSVSRGTLDQLLELDWIRFGRRKMTPGRPVTFVVTQEFLAHFGLESPRDLPGLKELRSAGLLESRPAFGEMPGVDSEEEPEATEGQSELFED, encoded by the coding sequence GTGGCCGAACCCGTTGAACACACAGAAGAAAGCCTGTTCGAGGCCCCGCCATTGGCCGAACAGGAGCGCATGATCGAAGCGATCCTTTTCGCCACCGCAGAGCCGATGACCCTGCGCGAGATCGCGGCGCGTCTGCCGCATGGCTGTGACCCTGCCGAAGCGATGGTGCATCTGCGCAAACGCTACACCGGCCGCGGTGTCGAGCTGTGCCGCATCGGGGATGCCTACGCCATGCGCACGGCGGCGGATCTGGGGTATCTCATGCAGCACGAAACGGTAGAGACGCGCAAACTGTCGCGCGCCGCGATCGAGACCTTGGCGATCATCGCCTACCACCAGCCCGCCACCCGCGCCGAGATCGAAGAGATCCGCGGCGTATCCGTATCGCGCGGCACGCTGGATCAGCTGCTTGAGCTGGACTGGATTCGCTTTGGCCGCCGCAAAATGACCCCCGGTCGTCCGGTGACCTTTGTCGTAACACAGGAATTTCTGGCCCACTTCGGGCTGGAAAGCCCCCGCGACCTGCCGGGGTTGAAAGAGCTCCGCTCTGCCGGATTGCTGGAAAGCCGCCCCGCCTTTGGCGAGATGCCCGGTGTCGACAGCGAAGAAGAGCCAGAAGCGACCGAAGGCCAGAGCGAGCTGTTCGAGGATTAA
- a CDS encoding ScpA family protein, whose product MAETQLEDGQTKVAERLAAEALIVDVDGFEGPLDLLLTLSRTQKVDLRKISVLQLARQYLMFVDKAKALRLELAADYLVMAAWLAFLKSRLLLPPDPQDDGPSGEELAAHLAFQLERLQAMRDVAAQLMARDQLGRDFFARGQTQEMRQTRRVTYTATLLDLMQGYARIRTRDDFRPFVMDRDKVFTMEQALERMRGLIGFSGDWSDLTSYMPDGWGEEPAMRRSATASTFAASLELVKEGHLEIRQEGVFAPIQLRKKDI is encoded by the coding sequence ATGGCTGAAACGCAGTTGGAAGACGGGCAAACGAAAGTTGCTGAACGGCTCGCGGCCGAGGCGCTGATCGTGGATGTCGACGGGTTCGAGGGCCCGTTGGACCTGTTGCTGACCCTCAGCCGCACCCAGAAGGTCGACCTGCGCAAGATATCTGTGCTGCAACTGGCACGCCAATATCTGATGTTCGTGGACAAGGCCAAGGCGCTGCGGCTTGAGCTTGCGGCGGATTATCTGGTCATGGCTGCGTGGCTCGCCTTTCTGAAATCCCGCCTGCTGCTGCCGCCTGATCCGCAGGACGATGGCCCCTCGGGCGAGGAACTGGCCGCGCATCTGGCGTTCCAGCTTGAACGTCTGCAAGCGATGCGCGACGTGGCGGCCCAGCTGATGGCCCGCGACCAGTTGGGGCGCGACTTCTTTGCCCGCGGCCAGACGCAGGAAATGCGCCAGACCCGCCGCGTGACCTATACCGCGACCTTGCTGGACCTGATGCAGGGCTACGCGCGTATCCGCACCCGCGACGATTTCCGCCCCTTCGTGATGGACCGTGACAAGGTCTTTACGATGGAGCAGGCACTGGAACGCATGCGCGGCTTGATTGGCTTTTCTGGTGATTGGTCTGACCTGACCAGCTACATGCCCGACGGATGGGGCGAAGAACCGGCAATGCGCCGCTCGGCCACGGCATCGACGTTTGCGGCGTCGCTTGAATTGGTAAAGGAAGGGCATCTGGAAATTCGCCAAGAGGGCGTGTTTGCCCCGATCCAGTTGCGCAAGAAGGATATCTGA
- the nagZ gene encoding beta-N-acetylhexosaminidase, translating to MRYGATILDASGLRLTAQEKALFRAVKPFGFILFARNIDTPDQVRALCDELREAAGHEAVITVDQEGGRVQRLRAPHWRDWTAPLDFVQAAGPNAAEAMYLRFRLIADELHRVGIDSNCAPMVDVAGAQTHAFLRNRCYGTTPDAVAALGRAAADGMLAGGVLPVVKHMPGHGRATMDSHFDLPQVDAPRAALDTHDFAPFKALNDLPMGMTAHLVYDAIDPRPATLSPVMMRLIREDIGFDNLIMTDDISMKALAGEVDAIAAGALAAGCDVVLYCNATLEDRTRVADAAGEMSEAAQTRAVRALAMRRTPDDVDIPALTAKLDRLLGGTVYG from the coding sequence ATGCGATACGGGGCGACGATACTGGACGCGTCGGGGCTTCGGCTGACGGCGCAGGAAAAGGCGTTGTTTCGCGCCGTAAAGCCCTTTGGGTTCATTCTCTTTGCGCGCAATATCGACACGCCGGATCAGGTCCGCGCGCTGTGTGATGAACTGCGCGAGGCGGCGGGCCACGAGGCTGTGATCACCGTGGATCAAGAAGGCGGGCGGGTGCAGCGTTTGCGCGCTCCACATTGGCGTGACTGGACGGCACCGCTGGACTTCGTGCAGGCAGCAGGCCCCAACGCGGCAGAGGCGATGTATCTGCGCTTTCGACTGATCGCGGACGAGCTGCACCGCGTGGGCATCGACAGCAATTGCGCGCCGATGGTCGATGTCGCGGGGGCGCAAACCCACGCATTTTTACGCAACCGCTGTTACGGCACGACGCCCGATGCGGTGGCGGCTTTGGGCCGTGCGGCGGCTGACGGAATGCTGGCGGGGGGCGTCTTGCCCGTGGTCAAACATATGCCCGGACATGGGCGCGCCACCATGGATAGTCATTTCGACTTGCCGCAGGTTGATGCGCCGCGTGCCGCGTTGGACACCCATGATTTCGCCCCGTTCAAGGCGTTGAACGACCTGCCGATGGGAATGACGGCGCATCTGGTCTATGACGCGATTGATCCGCGCCCTGCCACGCTGTCGCCCGTGATGATGCGGTTGATCCGCGAGGATATCGGCTTTGATAACCTGATCATGACGGATGACATCTCGATGAAAGCACTGGCGGGCGAGGTGGATGCCATCGCCGCCGGAGCGTTGGCCGCAGGCTGTGATGTGGTGTTGTACTGCAACGCCACGCTTGAGGATCGCACCCGTGTTGCCGATGCTGCCGGAGAGATGTCCGAGGCCGCGCAAACACGGGCCGTGCGCGCCCTTGCCATGCGCCGGACGCCTGATGATGTTGACATTCCTGCCCTGACTGCAAAGCTCGACAGGCTTTTGGGCGGGACGGTATATGGCTGA